The window aaccaaaaatcaagcccatatATAATTTATGTGAGCCATACCATTTTAAATAGTTTGAATGGTAGGCATCCCCTTAGACAATGTTtccactcatgtgggccacatgaatcATGAATGTggctgagtttttatttttattggtaaATATCTGTAACACACCGTATAATCaaaatggattttacatacaagTCAATGTGAGGCCACCCTAGCTCACCCCTTATTATTCACATGGTTGGCGTGCGGCCTTAACTGACACGTGAATCCAGCCACTAGTCTCCGTGTCACACAAATAATGATGTGGTCTCTAGCAAATGGTGTGCCTCTCCTTGAtttatatgtgaaatctactctatCATGGAATGTTAACCAACCATaaggtaaataataataataataataaaaaaaaaaatcagcaactttTATGGTTCAGGCAAGCTGTACAGATGAAAATTAGTATGTAGGGAGACAACCACCATCcaaaaaaaattattagatatggcACACAAATCATGCACGGGCCTAATATTTGGTCCAAATGTATAACTTGTTAAAAtgaatctaatagttggagtggatttcacttaaacattATAATAGTCCAGTAaaaatttaatggtggacgtaCTATcaaagttgttttattttttgtggcctacctgaattgCATGACAACCTGAATTTTGGGATCTAGACATGAATATATCTGACTTAATCGATTGTAAGAGTGGATTGTCCATAAACATCACTATCGGcctcataaaaatcaagggttggcATCCACCTCTTCCATTGTTTCTTGGTTTGGCCTACTTAATCACAAATCTACTTTTATTTTTAGATCCATGGTTAAATTTCTACCATTCacataatggttggagtggatttcccatgCATATCACGATGGGACGCCAAGCCCTCTCATCTCCTCCATCGTTTCCTtcggagagaaaagaggagagattTAAACGGTGAGAGAGTAATAAATGaagggagagaaagtgagagCGGAGCCTTGCTTACGAACTTTTCTGGCTATATTTTAGAAGTTTTACGTGTGTGATGCATTTGTACAATACGCTACATGTGTTGGAAATCTGGTCTGTTTATCAAGTAGGGCACCTTATGATAACATGATataccattttttttctcttctaatCAATAGTAATTGATTAGAGTACCACTCTTTTAGGAGAAATTTGGAATGGTTAAAAATGCAttatattaatttaaatttaacttcCATATGTGATTTAAATAACTagtatattttaataatttttttacaaATAACATCTAAGTAATGGGTCCTATTTGATGAATGGAGAGGATCTTTAATACTTATTACCATCTTACATGAGTAGGACATTGTATTACATCTTCTACAACGAGGCATTACATGTGAATCAAAAGAGACATTCTTGTTATTTAGTGCACAATAGTTGGACAAAATCGAgaggtccaactagttgtgtgtgagcattattGACATTTTGAAATTTCTCCATCAGTTTTCAGGTATACAGGAGCCACCGACACCCAACCGCGATGCGAAATCTCCAATTCCGAaaccttcatcaaggtctgttaCCCCGAAAAGGAAACCCCACGTTTCGGTCTCAAAGCCATCGTCCGTGAAAATAGTTACTTCTCCCAATGAGAAAACGATAAAACCCAGTTTCAATCTCGACAGAAAACCCATGTTCTCGTCCCTCCCAGCAAAACCCATGAACCTAAAAGAGATCTCTTCAAATTCAGCCGATACGAACAAGCCTAAGAGCAGAGCAACCGTATCAGACCCCAAACCCAGAAGCAGGGGCGTTTCGCCTTCACCAACACCGATAATTCCCGCTGCAATTCATGGGTTCTCTCCTGAAACACCGCCGAATATGAGAACCCAAGTTTCGGGCCGTCCATCATCCGTTTCGAGGGGACGGCCTGGATATTCGATACCGAAAACTGATATGAAACAGGATATCAGGAAGCAGAGGACGCAGTCATGGTCGCCGAGCCTGACGAGGGAGAGAAATGCAGAGATCCTGAAAGAGAGCGGATCAAAAGGAAAGAATCTGCCGGGAAATGGATCAATGGTGATCGGGAGCCGGatggtggagaaaatgatgaATGCAAGGAAATTGGACGGTGGAGAAACAAAAGATCCGAAACACAAGTATCGAGTATCGGATAAAGATATCTCGGGTATCGGGAGAACAGTGTCTGAGGATTCGTTGAATTTGGCGCTCAAACGCATGGTATGAGTTCCCTCGAGAGGAATTATATGCCCTGATGCATTAGAACTTGAATCTCTTCCGGACCATTTTTTGGTGATTGAGACCGTTAATATGATGGGCCTTACTGTGGATGGGGAATTCATCAACATTGCCCTGGATTAAATGCTTCTAAACGTTGTTCCATCGGTGTCAAACAAATAGacggttcaaaaaaaaaaaaaaaagacattatgCATAGGATATTCAAATCTAGAAACTTTATTTCGCACTCCCAAAGCATGGTGCGTCTCATTAAATCGACAGTCGGCCCCACCAATTGTAATAAATAGTTATGTCAATGCACCTATAGTTGGGTTTGGGCATTATCCTTGAGGCCCACATTTTTAGTTGGGCAATTTATCCGCATGGGAATTTCTTGGGTTATTTATAGATTTTGACGTTTTTCTCACTATTTTCTCATAAAAATCTCGctgaaaattatttatttatgaattgatagttaaaattataaaatatggGTGTAGTTTGATTTATGGCTTCGATCATGTGATAAATGCGGGTGTGCTAGAATTGAATGCGCGGGTTAAATTAAACCCAACAATTATGACGTCAAGCACCAAGATAAGAAGATATAAAGTACATGATTCAGACGGACTACACCAAAATTCCTATTCAGGAGGTTTTCAACCGTTATTCACTAGGGCGTCGCAAAAACTTAGTAACGGCTGAAAACCgtcgcaaattttcaatttcggaacggttttcaaccgttcctaaGATAGGGCGTCACATTGGTGACGATTAAAAACCGTCACAAATTTTTAATTTCGGCACACTTCTATATCCTTAATAATTTTGAGGAACAGTA is drawn from Magnolia sinica isolate HGM2019 chromosome 5, MsV1, whole genome shotgun sequence and contains these coding sequences:
- the LOC131247049 gene encoding uncharacterized protein LOC131247049: MDVASINVPAAAMILTPDMGVMGGARGSRSHFDLRLVLGPTPTSSFFLDLLSRLGLVSSEAAHFFPMSIRSMEMEKMDVTTLKKAMGWKFLEKMFSGIQEPPTPNRDAKSPIPKPSSRSVTPKRKPHVSVSKPSSVKIVTSPNEKTIKPSFNLDRKPMFSSLPAKPMNLKEISSNSADTNKPKSRATVSDPKPRSRGVSPSPTPIIPAAIHGFSPETPPNMRTQVSGRPSSVSRGRPGYSIPKTDMKQDIRKQRTQSWSPSLTRERNAEILKESGSKGKNLPGNGSMVIGSRMVEKMMNARKLDGGETKDPKHKYRVSDKDISGIGRTVSEDSLNLALKRMV